From a region of the Gemmatimonadota bacterium genome:
- a CDS encoding aldo/keto reductase, with amino-acid sequence MQSKILGRTGLEVPIVSFGTAFLARVMGADGHFLPGVDEDVGVENVVAAIEAGCTLVDTAPLYGNTVSEKIIGRALRERPDLAEKCTVTTKVGRSGNEYDFSFDGVMQQVEDSQERLGLDAFDVLYIHDPMDFPMQQVMAKDGALGALRKLQDEGVVRFVGIAANDPDSNGPYIDTGEFDASVVPDAWSLLNRTADTFIFPGAEKHNVGIALATPLERGLLATGPLPGHSYVNRNFSQAILDRVGRIKALCDDYGFPLVAASLQWCTRHPLIATAICGGRNKEETIQNAEAGSIEIPEAFWDDLEPLIQDWDQGHVVKVGKT; translated from the coding sequence ATGCAGAGTAAGATATTGGGCAGAACGGGGTTGGAGGTTCCAATCGTCAGTTTTGGCACGGCATTTCTCGCTCGTGTGATGGGGGCAGATGGTCATTTTTTGCCGGGTGTCGATGAAGATGTGGGCGTAGAGAATGTGGTGGCTGCTATTGAGGCGGGATGTACGCTGGTCGATACAGCGCCGCTTTACGGGAATACCGTGAGCGAGAAAATTATTGGTCGCGCGTTGCGCGAACGCCCTGATCTGGCTGAAAAGTGTACGGTGACGACAAAGGTGGGAAGATCGGGAAATGAATACGATTTCTCTTTCGACGGGGTGATGCAGCAGGTGGAAGACAGCCAGGAGCGGTTGGGGCTGGATGCGTTTGACGTGCTGTACATTCACGATCCGATGGATTTTCCCATGCAGCAGGTGATGGCAAAAGATGGCGCGCTTGGGGCGTTGCGAAAATTGCAGGATGAAGGTGTGGTGCGCTTTGTCGGTATTGCGGCGAATGATCCCGATTCAAATGGTCCCTATATTGATACGGGCGAGTTTGATGCTTCGGTGGTTCCCGATGCATGGAGTTTGTTGAACCGCACGGCGGATACATTCATTTTTCCCGGTGCCGAAAAACACAATGTGGGCATTGCGCTTGCTACGCCTCTGGAGCGCGGTTTGCTGGCGACGGGCCCCTTGCCCGGGCATTCTTATGTGAATCGCAATTTTAGTCAGGCTATTTTGGACCGCGTTGGGAGGATAAAAGCGCTTTGCGACGATTATGGATTTCCACTAGTGGCTGCCTCGCTGCAGTGGTGTACAAGACATCCGTTGATTGCAACGGCGATTTGCGGGGGGCGAAACAAAGAGGAGACGATTCAAAATGCCGAAGCTGGCAGTATTGAAATTCCCGAAGCGTTTTGGGATGATCTGGAGC